In one Sporomusa sphaeroides DSM 2875 genomic region, the following are encoded:
- a CDS encoding methionine ABC transporter ATP-binding protein has translation MITLTGLQKIYQGEAGPVEALDNVSLTIEQGEIYGIIGKSGAGKSTLIRCINLLERPTAGKVIVDGQDMTALSETQLREARKSIGMIFQHFNLLSSRTVLENIAFPLELGGISRAEREKLVLPLLDLVGLADKKDVYPAQLSGGQKQRVGIARALASQPKVLLCDEATSALDPQTTESILALLKDINRKLGLTIVLITHEMHVIKAICDQVAVIEGGQLVETGKVFDVFTRPQSDTAREFIKAVINNKVPEALSRLLSEEPVAGGNVVVRLSFFGAATNEPVIAGLIRRFAVDANIISGNIDHLQDTPYGTLLIELSGEPEDVKNALKYLQARDLGTEVIGYVARHAYVAG, from the coding sequence ATGATTACGTTAACCGGGTTACAGAAGATATATCAGGGAGAGGCGGGACCGGTAGAGGCTCTTGATAATGTATCTCTTACCATCGAACAAGGTGAGATTTACGGGATTATCGGTAAAAGCGGTGCAGGCAAAAGCACACTTATCCGTTGTATCAATCTTTTAGAACGGCCGACTGCAGGTAAGGTAATTGTTGATGGTCAGGATATGACTGCGTTATCTGAGACTCAGTTACGCGAGGCCCGCAAGAGTATTGGCATGATATTTCAGCATTTTAATTTGCTTTCTTCGCGTACTGTTCTTGAGAATATAGCTTTTCCGCTGGAACTTGGCGGTATCAGTCGCGCTGAGCGGGAGAAGCTGGTTTTGCCACTGCTTGATTTGGTTGGTCTTGCTGATAAGAAGGACGTATATCCTGCTCAGCTCAGCGGCGGACAGAAACAGCGGGTAGGCATTGCCCGGGCATTAGCCAGTCAGCCTAAAGTGCTTTTGTGTGATGAAGCAACATCAGCGTTAGACCCGCAGACAACCGAATCCATTTTGGCGCTGCTTAAAGACATTAACCGGAAACTGGGACTTACCATTGTCCTGATAACTCATGAAATGCATGTCATTAAAGCTATCTGCGACCAAGTGGCCGTGATTGAAGGCGGTCAGCTTGTGGAAACAGGCAAGGTTTTTGATGTGTTTACCAGGCCGCAATCGGATACTGCCCGGGAATTTATTAAGGCTGTTATCAATAACAAGGTGCCGGAAGCGTTGAGCCGATTGCTGTCAGAGGAACCGGTAGCCGGCGGTAATGTTGTCGTAAGACTTTCTTTCTTTGGCGCGGCCACCAATGAGCCGGTTATAGCCGGTTTAATCAGGCGGTTTGCTGTTGATGCTAATATTATTTCAGGCAATATTGATCATCTACAGGACACTCCATATGGTACGCTACTCATTGAATTGTCCGGTGAACCGGAGGATGTCAAAAATGCATTAAAATATTTACAAGCACGTGATTTAGGAACAGAGGTGATTGGTTATGTCGCAAGACATGCTTATGTTGCTGGTTGA
- a CDS encoding methionine ABC transporter permease, translating to MSQDMLMLLVEALGETLYMVAVSSLVSAILGIPLGVILVITGKGHIKEQPVLNQTLGAIINAARSTPFIILMVAIIPFTRLIVGTSIGTNAAIVPLTIAAAPFVARIVESALKEVDAGLIEAAQAMGASPSQIILKVLIPEAMPSIVLGLTLTVISLIGYSAMAGAIGGGGLGDLAIRYGYQRFRADVMLATVVILIALVQMVQSSGDYFAHKLNKR from the coding sequence ATGTCGCAAGACATGCTTATGTTGCTGGTTGAGGCATTGGGTGAGACATTATATATGGTTGCGGTTTCTTCGCTGGTATCGGCAATCCTGGGGATTCCGCTTGGGGTTATATTGGTCATAACCGGTAAAGGACATATTAAAGAGCAGCCGGTGTTGAACCAGACGTTAGGAGCTATTATAAATGCTGCAAGGTCAACTCCGTTTATTATTTTAATGGTAGCCATCATCCCGTTTACCCGGCTTATTGTCGGTACATCTATTGGCACAAATGCTGCTATTGTGCCACTTACTATTGCCGCCGCCCCCTTTGTTGCCCGTATTGTCGAATCGGCTCTCAAAGAAGTAGATGCAGGACTTATTGAGGCGGCACAAGCGATGGGAGCATCACCCAGCCAGATTATATTGAAGGTACTCATTCCGGAAGCTATGCCGTCCATTGTTTTGGGGCTGACGCTGACAGTGATTAGCCTTATTGGTTACTCTGCGATGGCAGGTGCGATTGGTGGCGGTGGTTTGGGGGATTTGGCCATCCGCTACGGTTATCAGCGGTTTAGAGCTGACGTTATGTTAGCAACAGTAGTCATTCTGATTGCTTTGGTACAAATGGTTCAGTCAAGTGGCGATTACTTTGCTCACAAATTAAATAAAAGATAA
- a CDS encoding pyridoxal phosphate-dependent aminotransferase, with protein sequence MVQNVIQSMREGGYASAKARQFTESVIREMSRIAAAHNAINLAQGFPDFPAPEAIKQAAVKAVMEDHNQYAVTWGTKGLRDAIAAKVERDYGVTIDPERQLTVCCGATEGMIATLLATVNPGDEVIIFEPFYENYGADVILCGAVPKYVSLTPPEFNFNREELIAAFSDKTKAIIINTPNNPTGKVFNREELELISKLCIKHDVLAINDEIYEHILYDNTKHIPLWTLPGMAERTIAVNSVSKTFSVTGWRIGYVQASAEITASVRKVHDFLTVGAAAPLQVAAAAAFTFGAEYYEELSGFYRERRDYLLTALEKVGFTCVRPQGAYYIMADITPFGWDDDVAFAKYMASEIGVAVVPGSSFFRAESTAGKKLIRFCFCKKFETLSAAAERLQKLISR encoded by the coding sequence ATAGTGCAAAATGTTATTCAGAGTATGCGCGAAGGCGGCTACGCCTCAGCTAAAGCCAGACAGTTTACCGAATCAGTAATCAGGGAAATGAGCCGGATTGCCGCGGCCCATAATGCCATTAATTTGGCACAGGGCTTTCCCGATTTCCCGGCCCCGGAAGCCATTAAGCAGGCTGCTGTAAAGGCTGTTATGGAAGACCACAATCAATACGCGGTAACCTGGGGAACGAAAGGGTTGCGTGATGCCATTGCCGCCAAAGTGGAGCGGGATTATGGCGTCACCATCGATCCGGAACGTCAACTGACTGTGTGTTGCGGTGCTACGGAAGGCATGATCGCCACGCTATTGGCTACTGTCAATCCCGGGGATGAAGTTATTATCTTTGAACCGTTTTATGAAAACTACGGAGCTGACGTAATTTTATGTGGGGCTGTGCCCAAATATGTCAGCTTGACCCCACCGGAATTTAACTTTAACCGTGAGGAACTGATTGCTGCATTTTCCGATAAAACCAAAGCGATTATTATTAATACTCCCAACAATCCTACAGGCAAAGTATTTAACCGCGAGGAATTGGAACTGATTTCCAAACTGTGTATCAAACATGATGTACTTGCTATTAATGACGAGATTTATGAACATATTTTATATGACAATACCAAACATATTCCGCTGTGGACTTTGCCGGGAATGGCGGAGCGTACAATTGCGGTAAACAGCGTTTCAAAGACCTTTAGTGTTACCGGCTGGCGGATTGGGTATGTTCAGGCTTCTGCTGAGATTACCGCCTCTGTCCGGAAGGTACATGACTTTCTTACAGTAGGCGCCGCTGCTCCGTTGCAGGTGGCCGCCGCCGCCGCCTTTACTTTTGGCGCAGAATACTATGAAGAGCTATCCGGTTTCTACCGTGAACGCCGCGACTATTTGCTTACCGCTTTAGAGAAGGTTGGTTTTACTTGCGTAAGACCACAGGGCGCTTATTATATTATGGCTGATATTACCCCGTTCGGCTGGGATGATGACGTTGCTTTTGCTAAATATATGGCCAGCGAGATTGGGGTTGCTGTTGTTCCGGGTTCGAGTTTCTTCCGGGCGGAAAGCACAGCCGGTAAAAAACTGATTAGGTTCTGTTTCTGCAAAAAGTTTGAAACCTTAAGCGCTGCTGCTGAACGGTTGCAGAAGCTTATAAGCAGATAA